The genomic DNA GCGCTCTCTGGGTCGCATTGGCGTTGTTCGGCAGTGCACCGTAAGACCTGTTATGCCTGTGCGAACCAGTCTCTTGACCAGAGCCGCAGTTTCTTCCGGCGTGTCCAATATCCGAATCTTGACACTGATACCAATCTCATACGGCTTCCCTACTTCCTCAACCAGGCTGGTCAGAATGTTGCAGAGTAAGTCTGGCGTCTTCAGAAGTGCTGCACCCATGCCACCAGATGTTGAGAATGGCTTGGGACAGCCTGAGTTGACGTCTATGCCCGCGACATCTGCTGCCACCATCTTGGCTGCCTGAACCGCCAGCTCGGGATTCGCTGTGCCAATCTGATAGATAAGCTTTCCCTTTTCGAGCTCAGGGTGTATGCGGTATATGACGCTTTCGCGATTCTCGGGATCGAGCGTGGGGTTCTTGATCTTCGAAGTCGGTAGCCGTGAGAACTCAAGAGTTGACGTGTGCGGGTTCATTCGCCTCGTGGTACCAATCATGGCGCGATCGATTGTTTCCGGGCCCCATACCAAGTCTGCGCCGTACTTCAGCGCGAGCAGCCGTGAGGGGAGTTCACCGGAGCGCACCATGGGCGCAAGCACCACTTTGCCACGATAGTCGACACCATTCTTGGGGATGGGAACGCGGGCGGGCTCGTTGGACGCCATGGTTCGTGTTATCGTTCGCAGAAGGCTTCGTAGCATAACATGCCTTGTCAAGATCGAGGATTGTAGAGTGGGGACGAGTAAGACATGCGCATTCTGAAAGTTGTGCGCATTGACCATCTGCCCATGTCTAGCGCGGGGCGATGGCAATGGTCACGAGGACACGCTAGGCTGTATTAGGACTAGACATTTCACTCTGGAAGACATGATTCATTGCGCAAAGACGAAATCATCTCAATTGATTCTTTCCATTTGCATTTATCGAGATGTACATGTATACTTTAGCTTCTCCCATTTCCCTCCAGCCCAAGGCGGTCAAATCGGTCTGCCACTTTTCCTACGCATACTCATAGCACCCTCAGTCTCCATCGCCAATCCTCACGAGACACGAACATCGGTCTTCAATTTACGTCCCAAGCATGAGACCGTAAGGGTTCTGGCTCCCAGCATCCCTAGACTCCTTGCGTGCTGCAAAGATGCTAGCAAGCCGTTCAACATCCTCCCGAGGTCGCTGGGGCTCACAACAGCCTCCTTTGCCGCACCATACAGCAGGCCTTCCGTAAGACCCAGATCGAGCGAATCATATGTAATCCAAGTTCCATTCGGGAGGTTCGTGATGTCGAGACGGTCGAGATGAAGGTTGTGAAGCACTTCAAACATTGCCCTACAAGAACCAGTGCTCATCTATACATCCTGGGAGGTTACCGTGCGGAGCGAATCTTTGAAAAGACCGATGAATTTGATAAGCGTTGCATCATCTAGCTTTGTGTTCATCGTGATCAGTTCCTTCAGGTTCGGCAGATTCAACTGCGGTGTACATTTCGTGTTGAGGGTAATGCAGGTTTTTTCGACTGCTGTATCCAGGATCAAAGTTTGCAATGCGGGGAATACATCTGTGGTGATGGAAACGAGCCGGAAGCCCACTCCAGTCATATCGAACCTCTCTTCACAATACAGTGACCAAAAGTCCCTCAAATGAAGCGTTCTCACAAATTGAGTCACTTGAGTAATAGGCACTGTCATGCTGGGAATCGTGAAGCTGTGTGCGCCGTTGTTTTCCGAAAGTAATTCGAGTGTCAAAGGTTGAACACGTGCGGCTTGTATGGCTTCCAGTACTAGCCGCTGAGCAATATAATTACTGCTCGAAGAGTATGGAGTCCAATTGATATAGAAACCCTTTTGCAAGCGTGATGCATCTGGTGAACAAGACGCAAATACCGTCCCGGGAGCTCTTTTCATTGATACGATAATGAATGTCATGCAGGTTTGTGAGGGCTTTTAGGCAAAACGATAGACGTTGTCGTAGCTCAGCATATTGTGATTTAGGGCCTGTGAGTGCGGATGCGACGGGTACGTTTGGATTCATTTGCTAGATCTTTGGGTACCAGGTAGCGTTATCTTTCTCCATACGGATCAGCTCTTGAGTGAGTGGCAATCGTACAATATCTTAAATGGGAAATTTAACCGACATATTACCCTCTATTTTTGGGTATGTTTCCCCATGATGATATGTGGCCGAAAAGGTCAGCTTGTTGAGCCAAGCGACCAACTTCTTGCATTGAGATATGGCTGCGTGATTCTCGAAGCTTTTGGGTGAGCATAGATCGAAGATTGTTTCGCCAATGACTTTGGAAAGTGCGCGCTAGGAGTGGTCACGGGATTCCTGGGAGATCAGCCTGTGGGCGAGAAATTTGCTAGCGAAAGTTTGGCCGGATGTCATCTCTTCGCTCATTCGCAAAGAAATTAGTGGCGTAACATCGCTGATTACATCAAGCAAGATCCTTTCGAGGAGTTCAGAGGGTAGGTCTTCGAGTTGGCTTGTTTCATCGCTTAGTAGAGTCGACACTAGTTGGAGTTCCTTCATCACATTCGAATGCTCCTGCAAGGTCATCGCTGCGAGGCAGAGTCCTCACCGGCCTCTGATAGGCTCATTGCCACCGCAGATAGGACTAGTTTAAGTAATTGTTAACTTGCGAGTGCGATATAGGTGGGAAAGAGGTGGAAAGCTTTGGGTGACAGTCATAGGTAAGAGGGGCGGACGCTAGGACCACCAAGTGAGTGCATGTAACATTGTATAAACAAACGCTATCTCACGTGCTCGTTCTCGCAATCTAGTACATATGCTGCATAAATGAGACAGTATCTTTACTATGAGTGAATAGTTGTTGTGTCGGTCATAGTACATAATTACAAAGCTTGTGAAAATCGAGAATTTTCCCTGCAGGTCACTCTAGCATAGTAAGATACCCAACTAATCTGTGCTAGAAAGATGTTAGACAAGCCCATTGTCAAATATCTCCTATAGCTTTGCCTTCACCGACTCTAGGTCTGCCACCTGTACCATTATTTTGCCTGTTTCGAATTAGCCGCTGTTAACTCATAGCAGTATAGAGTATCATTTACCAGTATTTCTGCCTTCGAAGAGTCCAACCAAAGCCTCCTCAGCTTTCGTAATACCACCCTTGACAACAGTCTCCTTGCGCTTCAGCTTGCCTTCTGAGAGCCATTGTGCGAGCTGCTTGCGCGCTTCAGCGTACTTGTCCGCAAAGTCGAAGACGACGAAACCCTGCATACGAATACGCATAGAAATAATCATCATGTAGTTCTATAAATCGCATAGTTAGCCAGCCGCATTAATTCCAACTCTGCATACAACTAACCTTTGGCCCTTgtggcttcttcttgttgtACTCTGAAATTGCACCACACATGACAAATCTCGAGAATGGCTTGGCCCGCGAAAGCGCGAGGTCGAGAATTTCTCCGCCCACATTGTCGAAGTACACATCAATTAGTCCCTTTGTCGCAGCACGAAACTTCTTCTGGAACTCAGGATCCTTGTAGTTGAGCGCCTCATCGAAACCGAGCTCTTCTTTGAGCCAGGCCACTTTACTGTCTTCGCCAGCGAGACCCAGTACTCTTGCGCCCTTGAGCTTGGCAATCTGACCGACGACACTTCCTGTAGCGCCCGCTGCACCACTGACGACTACAAAATCACCCGCCTTGACTTGGCCTATTTCCAGTAATCCAAAGTAAGCAGTCAGACCTGTCATTCCCAACACACCCAGCGCATCAGTTGGCACAGCGCCTTGTGGCAAGTCCAGAGACTCAACATGTTTCTCGTGAAGAACAGCATACTCAGACCATCCACACATGCCGCTTGCATACGTGCCGACAGGGAACTTTTTGCTTTTGCTGGCGATGATCAGGCCGATTCCGCTGCCGCGCATCACAGCGCCAATTTCCACCGGCGGAATGTACGACCGTGTAGGGTTGAGCCAGCCGCGCATCGCAGGATCAAGGGACAGGTAGAGGGTTTGGAATAGTACTTCTCCATCCTTGAGAGAGGTTGCCGATGGGATTTCCTGCTGTTTTGATGTAAAAGTTTTGCCAGCGATGACGGCATCTGTAGGTCGCTCAGCAAGGTGGATGGAGGTGAAAGATGGCATGCTGGATGGTTTTGATGTAGAATTGAGATAGAGAGGTAGAGATGGAACGATGATCTGATTACTTCTAGAATTGTAGGGTGTCAAAGATGAGGCTAGACAATGATTTTATTCTCTGGACCAAGATGTGTGATGCAAAGGGAGAGTAGAAGGGCAGAGTGGTCGTCGTTGCAGTGCGCGGCTGCACAGCTCACGCATACTAACGTTCCTGCGCCGGCGCGGAGAAGATACCGAGGTTCGGTCGTTAGTTTCCTAATCAGGACGATTACGTGAACATGCATATAGAGAACGGCACGCTAGGACATCACATTCGGTGGTTTCACATCGTTGTCGTCTCTGAGTTATCTCATGAATTTTTTATTTCCTTGTTATTCAACCAAGCTTGAGAATGCATATCCATAGATCGGAGTGCAGCGATGATGAGCCGACAACTCAGATGGTGTACCTGTCGAAGAATTGTCCGAATATGGTACGAATAGGAAATGGGTATAATATCCTCCCAGCCAAAGGCGGCTTCTGGTCATGTAGGATAAAGATTGGAACAGTCACATATGACTATGCGCGAGGTTTGGGAAAGATGATCATTCCTCGGCGCCATCCATCTCGACATCCCCATCCCCATCCCCATCTTCTTCGCCTCCTTCACCTTCCTCTGCCCACCAAAGCGTTGGACCTAGACCGGGTTGAGCCATGGAGCCCTGCACTCTAAATTAGATGGAATTTTATCCATGATGCATTTGTACTCACAATGACTCTCCATGCTGTGGGTCGTTCCTCAACAATTTCACCCTTCTCATCTCTTTCCACAATAGTCGGCCGTTGATCGAACCACTCTTCGTGTTCTACCCTGAATAAGACTGGTTCACCCTTGTCAAAAAATAGTTCAGTACCCTCAGAATTCCAGACCCAGACATTCTCTGCTTTTGAGAAAGTTGAATTCTCGGGGAGATTCTGGTAGGGTATGAAGACCTCGGAAGTAAACTCAAGGTCGATGATAATGCCCTCCTCGTTGGAAGACTTGATAAGTCCGTAGATGATTTCACCACGGAATGGACGGAAGACGGTCATGCGAAATTCGACTGAAGCGTGTGAGCTGGAAGTGAGAAACACGATAGTTTCACTTACTGTTGACGTTCACAAGACCTGTCCCATGGCCGATTAGACCCTCTGTGGCTGATAATAGATCCCACATGCAAAGACATAGCCCTATGTTTGGAATGATCTTGTTGCTGTACTTTTCGTTGACTACATCTTTGATGGCTTGCAGGCTCGGCCTGCTAAAATCCTCGGGCTTGATTTGTATCAAGTCTTGAATCGTGGTCTAGAGGGTCTATCAGAGTCTTGCTATGATATGATTGGAGTTTTGCGACAGAAGCCAAGGCCTTCATATATCACGGCGCATGTGTATTGAGCCGGTCGGATGTTCTTTGCATTCTCACGAATATTCGATAAGATGGCATTGACAAGCTACTGTCTACATGGTGGAAGGATGATCAAATATCAACTTACGAGTATGAACATGTTGGCAGACTTGGAGGCTTCATGGATTTGGGTGTAAGGAGTAGTCGTCAGCTAGACATTGTGATATACTTGGGAGAGTCAGAGACTAAGCTCGCGTTCTGGGTGACCATTAGCGCAACGCTAGTTTTATCGATAAGGAAACTTTGGCTGTCGGACTCCCGAGGCGCGTCTCATCTCCCACGCAACTTTTCCATGAACGTCGTGTCAGGGCGCATAACCTCGTGTTTCTCGATTTTACTTTGCGGGATGCGAGCGGCCTATTCAATCACATAAACGACACCTTCACGGCATCCGAGATGGCGCCGTTCAAGTTtccgcctccaccaccgccgccCAAGGCTACGTCCAGCGAGCAGCCATATGCAAATCAAAGAGGAGGGCACAATCGAGGAGGCGCAGATCGTGGTCGCGGGAGAGGTGGTAACCAGAACCGAGGTGGCAGCTTCCATAGTGTTGGAGAGAATACAAGGGGAGGCCATGGACATAATCGTGGACGGGGAGATGGGCGCGGTAGAGGAGGCCAACGCGGAGGCCAAGGAGGAGGTCAACAGCACAATAGAGGCGGTGGAAACCACAATGGAGGCTTCAATGCAAACCATGGACAACATCAGTCTAACGCACCGCCAATTCCTGCATCCCCTCACGCCTACGTCAACCCGGCCTTCGCGGGGAATGCGCCAACTCAAAGCCAGGCACAGCAACCATTCGACCCCAACGCTCTGGCACAAGTCATGTCTTACATGTCGACACCCGCTGGCGTGCAGTCAATGGCTGCGTTTGCCAATCATATGACAGGTGCCGGAAACGCAAGTCCTTCATACCCGCCGCCCTCTTCCCCCCAATATCAGCAACCCGACGCTCGGTATTCTCCATCACAACATGCAGGTCAGAAGCGGAAACTCGGCGACCGCAATAATAATACAAGACAGCAAGGCTCGAAACCACCGAGAGCCAAAGCTGCCGTCCCTCCACAAGTACCCAGCTTTGGCTTCGCTCTGCCGCCCCCGTCCGCGGTACAACCTGGCAACAAGAAGCGCAGGGTCAACCTGGGACTCTCGAAGCAGCATGTTTCCGAAGAGAGCAGCGACGAAGAAGACATCGACGAAGAGGCGGCATTTGCACAGAAGCTCAAGGGTGGCGGCTTTGTATTCGAACATGAAGGGGAAATGATCAGCGTACAGACAGATGCAGAATTGGCGGAATGGAGGAAAGATCGAAGAAGGCATTTCCCCACAGAGAAGAGTAAAATAGAAAAGGCTGAGGAGGCTGCCAGGAAACGCGCGGCTGAGCTCGACTTTCTGCGCAAGTTGCAAGGGAAACCACCCAAAGAACACCATGTCGATACCCAAGTCCGGCCCACCAAGTCTCGCTATACAAGCAAAGAAGACCAGGCGAAGAAAGAGAACGAGAaacagagacaagaagaaCTTGCTGCTCTAAGAAAGAAGCTACACGAAAGCATGATAAAGAAGCAAGCAGCGCCGAGAGTAGATTTGGGCCTCGGATACGCCAGTGACACCGCTTCGGAGGAAGAGAGCTCGGTCCTGTCGGAGTCGTCGATAGTTTCGAGTTCAGAGGAGTCTGAGGAGGATTCCGAATCCGGATCAGACGATAGTGACGAAGCACCGGCATTCACATCGTCGAAGATAGCTCCACCGCCCGTCAAGGTTCCGCCACCTCATCCTGCAGCGCCACAATCTCATACAAAGAGCACCAACCTATGTTCAAACTGGAAGAG from Pyrenophora tritici-repentis strain M4 chromosome 8, whole genome shotgun sequence includes the following:
- a CDS encoding NUFIP1 multi-domain protein, which codes for MAPFKFPPPPPPPKATSSEQPYANQRGGHNRGGADRGRGRGGNQNRGGSFHSVGENTRGGHGHNRGRGDGRGRGGQRGGQGGGQQHNRGGGNHNGGFNANHGQHQSNAPPIPASPHAYVNPAFAGNAPTQSQAQQPFDPNALAQVMSYMSTPAGVQSMAAFANHMTGAGNASPSYPPPSSPQYQQPDARYSPSQHAGQKRKLGDRNNNTRQQGSKPPRAKAAVPPQVPSFGFALPPPSAVQPGNKKRRVNLGLSKQHVSEESSDEEDIDEEAAFAQKLKGGGFVFEHEGEMISVQTDAELAEWRKDRRRHFPTEKSKIEKAEEAARKRAAELDFLRKLQGKPPKEHHVDTQVRPTKSRYTSKEDQAKKENEKQRQEELAALRKKLHESMIKKQAAPRVDLGLGYASDTASEEESSVLSESSIVSSSEESEEDSESGSDDSDEAPAFTSSKIAPPPVKVPPPHPAAPQSHTKSTNLCSNWKRSGKCPYISKCKYQHPPKEDENKLVGLYERMVEQELVKADQLALDAIKYLGQHGFLG
- a CDS encoding tRNA-dihydrouridine synthase, whose protein sequence is MASNEPARVPIPKNGVDYRGKVVLAPMVRSGELPSRLLALKYGADLVWGPETIDRAMIGTTRRMNPHTSTLEFSRLPTSKIKNPTLDPENRESVIYRIHPELEKGKLIYQIGTANPELAVQAAKMVAADVAGIDVNSGCPKPFSTSGGMGAALLKTPDLLCNILTSLVEEVGKPYEIGISVKIRILDTPEETAALVKRLVRTGITGLTVHCRTTPMRPRERAIRHQLKMIGEICREAGVACVMNGDVTSRTEALKLMEEFNVDGAMIATEAEKNPSCFRPDAEGGPHEWRSQWKTVVTEYMRFALQVENRWGNTKYLLGQMIPGKEKAYALMNKSKCYSDVIKALGLEGVEGLLEQANIVDQHLGIPQTESRASKRARVKEGALPESDNNAPREKRKEREDEQPDAKRIKVPTSVSEVTDVVPPQETLVSALSV